From the Poseidonibacter antarcticus genome, the window TTTCATAATATAAATCATTAAATCTTCTTTATATTTCTTAAAATTAATTTATAAGAGATATAAGTAACAAGTGGCCAAGAAATCAACCACAGTATTGGTGTTAAATATTCCATTATTTTATTCCTTAGTATTTATGTCCAGTAGGATCTTCTATTTCTTCTTTTGTAATTTTTACTTTGTCCATTTGATACCAAGCATAAGCAATATACGCTAATACAAAAGGAACTAATAAAGCAACATATGCCATTACTGTTAAAGTATAATGACTTCCAGAACTATTTATAATAGTTAAAGAACTTTGTAAATCAAATGTAGATGGATAATATGAAGTATTATTTAATCCAACATTTAAAAATAAAGTCATAACAGTAAGAACAACACCTACTCCAGCTGTTTTAATACAACAAGTTCTTTCAAATCTAATTGTAAAAAATACAGCAATAACAACCATAAGAACACCAATAATAAACAAGGCAAAAACATAAGGCATTTGCAAAAAGTTTATTAAATATTTATATTCAATAATATGTACAACTTGATTAGCATCATATCCATATCCACTATTTGTAAATAACATAAATAAAAATATCAAAAAGAAAAAAAGAAAAATTAACATATCTATTTTTATACTTTTCACTGCCCTATTTCTAATAATATCATTGTCAATATTATTAATAAAATATAATGCCCCTAAAATACGAGATAATAAAAATAATGCAAATCCTAAAGATAAATTAAAAATACTCAAAAGTGCTTCTAATCCTCTATACGGAGTTTGCCAATGAGAGAAATTATTATCATCAACTAAAAAGTTTGAACCTGAAAAAAATGTTGCTATTGCTACACCTAATAAAATAACTCCTAAACTTCCATTTACAAATAAAAATCCTTCATAAACTTTTTGTCCTAGAAAATTATTAGGCTTTTTTCTATACTCATAACTCACAGCTTGAATAGTAAAACAAAAAAGAATTAACATCCAAACCCAATATGCTCCCCCAAAACTTGTCGCATAAAATAATGGGAAAGCTGCAAATAAAGCTCCTCCAAATAAAACTAATGTAGTAAAACCTAATTCCCATTTTCTACCAAGAGAATTAATTAACATAGTTTTGTATACTTCATCACCTTTAGATAATCTTCCTAATAATGTTTGTCCACCTTGAACAAACATGATAAAAGCAAAAAGTCCGCCAAGTAGTGAAATAATTATCCACCACAATTGTTGTAATTGTAAAAGTGTTAAATTTTCAAACATCCTAGTGTCCTCCTTTAGGTCCAATTTTTATTTGTTTTAACATAATTTTCACCTCAGCTATTAATAAGATAGTGAATAATGTTGCAAACATAAAAAATGATATCATCACATTTGTAGTTCCTATATCAGTTGCAGCAAGACCTACTGGCATTAAATCTTGAATAGCCCAAGGCTGTCTTCCAACTTCTGCAACTATCCAACCAGCTTCACTAGCTACATATCCAAGAGGAATTGAGCAAACCGCACTTATTAAAAGCCATCTATAATTTAAAATTTCTCTTTTCATTGTAAAGAAAAGAATTAATCCAAAAAGAACAAGAAACCACGTTCCTAATGCTACCATTAGGTGAAAAGTATAAAAAGTAATTGAAATAGGAGGGACGATATCCTCTGGTTTTTCTAAATGACCATAACCAAAGTATTTCATATTATCATTTAATATTTTTTCATATTTTGCTATGTTTATTAGATTATTCTCTTCTTTTGCAATTTTATACATTTTTAAAGCATTTACTGCAATTTTTCCTTTATCCATTTTACTTTGAGCTGATTCAATATTGTATTCTTCATTTCCATATACTAAATCTTTTAAACCAGGAACAAAAGCATGTATATTATGAAAAGATAAAAGAGATAAGGCATAAGGTGCTTCAACTTGGAATAAAAACTCATCTTCATCATTTTGCAGTGTTTTTTTAGGATTTAAAATACCTACACCTACAAGAGCTGCATCTGTTTTACCTTCGTAAAGACCTTCCATAGCAGCTAGTTTTACTGGTTGTTTTAATGCAATTTGATGAGCAGATTCATCTCCTGTTAGTATTACAAAAATTGACATAATAAAACCAAATGTTGCAGCTACTACCATAGATTTTTTAGCAAATTGTATTTCTCTTTTTTTTAATAAATACCAAGCACAAACACCAATAACAAATAATGAAGCAACAATATAAGAACTTGTAATTGTATGTAAAAACTTTGAAACAGCAACAGGTGAGAATAATATATCCCAAAAATTATCCATTTCATTTCGTACAGTATCTGGATTAAATTTCATACCAACAGGATTTTGCATCCAAGCATTTGCAACTAAAATCCAAAGAGCACTTAAATTTGAACCAATAGCAACAAGCCAAGTTGAAAGAAGATGAAAACCTTTTGATACCTTATCCCAACCAAAAAACATAACAGCAAAAAATGTTGATTCCATAAAAAAGGCTAAAATACCCTCAACAGCTAAAGGAGCCCCAAAAATATCTCCAACAAACCAAGAGTAATTTGCCCAATTTGTACCAAACTCAAACTCCATAATAATTCCAGTTGCAACACCAATAGCAAAATTAATTGCAAATAATGTCATCCAAAACTTTGTAGTTTTCTTCCAAAACTCATCACCTGTTTTTACATATATAGTCTCCATAAATGCAATTATAAATCCAAGTCCTAGTGTCAAAGGAACAAAAAGCCAGTGATAAATTGCTGTTAATGCAAATTGAGCACGTGACCAATCAACTAAATGTTCTTCCATTATTCATCCTTTATAAGATTGTTTAATATAAATTCAATTTTTTTATCATCTGTTTGATATTCACTATTTATACTTTTATCATAAATAAAAAATCTTAAGAAAACTAGAATTACAATAAGTTTAATTAATATAAGTTTCCATAAAACTTTACCTACTACTAGATTAGAAAATCCATCTTTGTAAAATAAAAAAATATTATGTAATGCATTCAATTTGATATTCCTATAATTAAATATTATGTGAAAGTATACAACTAATTAGTTAAATATTTATTAAATTTATTATAACTTCTACTTATAAAAGTAAATATTTAGAATTAAAGTTTTAAGCAGAAATTTTTAATCCAATAACACTAATTATTATCATCATTATAAAACATATTCTTTTCAAATCTTTTGACTCACCATATAATACTATTCCTAAAATAGCAGCTCCTGCACCTCCAATTCCTGTCCATATTGCATAAGTAAGTCCCATAGGCAAAGTTCTCATTGCATAAGATAAGAAGAAAAAGCTTAATGAAAATCCTAATATTATTAATAATATTCCTAAAAATCCTTTTTTATGCTTATATCTATTCATCATAGCTATACCGAAAACTTCTGAACAACCTGCAAGAACAAGTACAAACCAATCCATTATAACTTTCCTTTTTCAAGTTCTATATCATTATTAGTTGTAACTAATTTAAGTCCCATAACACCTAGAATTAATATTAAAATAAAAAAAACTTTTATTGCTTTTAATTCTTCTCCAAAGAAGATAACATCAACTAATATTGTTCCAATAGTACCAATACCTGTAAAAATAGTATAAGTTGTTCCAATAGGTAGTTTTTTTTGTGCAAAAATCATCAAAACAAAAGTAAGTGCAATACATATAATTGTTGCAATCCATTCTGATATTGATGAAGCATATTTAAGACCAATTACCCATAATACTTCAAAAAGTGTTGCTATTAAAACACTAAACCAATATATATTCAATTTTTTTCTCCTGTATTTTCTTTTTTCAATAATTTATCAATCATAATTAAATATTCAGACAAATAAGTTTTAAGATCATAATTCTTATCCATCAATGAGTGTATATACATACCATCTGCTGTTGCTATTAGACTACGTGGAAAAATCCTTGCTTCTTCTTTTAAATAAGCATTATTAATCATTTCATCAAAAATATTTTCTATATTTTTTAATACTTTATTATTAAAATTTCTATTTAACTGTTGAATATCCTTATTTTCTGTATCAATATATAAATGAAAACTACTCTTTAATAACTTATTCCAATTAGCAAAGTTAGGATTTAAATCATCTAAAAAAAATGCAAAAAATGCAAACATCTTTTCAAGAAATGTTGATTTTGATTTTGTTTGCTCGTATGTATAATTAAAAACTTCATAACTTTTATTATCTATAGTTTTAGATATTAGTTCATCTTTTGTTTTAAAATAATAATAAAACTGCCCCTTTGACATTTGAAGTTCTGCAATAAATTTATTTAATGAGAAATTATTAATACCATCTTTTAATAATTCTTCATAAGCTTTCTCACAAATATACTCTATTTTCTCATTTTTAGTATTTTCATTTGACATTATTTTCCTTTTTTTAAACTAGTGGTCTAATAATAGCAATAAAAATATAAATGATTTATTAAACTAGTGGTCTAATGGTAGTATTTTTAATTCAATTTAAAAAAATAATGATGTTCAATTTGAAATAGTTATTAATGATGTAGAAAAAGTAATTGATGATTTATTCACAAGATATTGTAAAGTATTTTGGCTAATAAATAAAGAAGAGATACTAATATAATCAGTATTCTTCTTTATTTTTATTTTGTTGGAAATGTTAAAAAGAAATCTTTTCTTAGACTACATTCCCATTCCAGGCATACCGCCCATTCCACCCATATCAGGCATTGCAGGAGCTGCTGAGTCAACTTTAATATCAGTTACTGTAGCTTCTGTAGTTAATAATAACGATGCTACTGATACTGCATTTTGCATTGCAACTCTTTCAACTTTTGCAGGATCAACGATACCAGCAAGGAACATATCAACATATTCACCAGTTGCAGCGTTAAATCCAAAGTTTTCATTATCAGATTTTTCAACTTCATTTGCAACAACACCAGCATCATAACCAGCATTTATAGCAATTTGTTTTAAAGGTGCTTTAATAGCTCTTAAAACAATAGCAGCTCCAATAGCTTCATCACCTTCAAGATGTCCTAAAGATACTTTAGCAGCAGCTCTAATTAATGCAGCTCCACCACCAATTACAATACCTTCTTCAACAGCAGCTCTTGTTGCACTTAATGCATCATCAACTCTATCTTTTTTCTCTTTCATTTCAGTTTCACTTGCAGCTCCAACTTTAATAACTGCAACTCCGCCTGAAAGTTTTGCTAATCTTTCTTGTAATTTTTCTTTATCATACTCAGAAGATGTACCTTCCATTTCAGCTTTGATTTG encodes:
- a CDS encoding cytochrome ubiquinol oxidase subunit I; this encodes MMEEHLVDWSRAQFALTAIYHWLFVPLTLGLGFIIAFMETIYVKTGDEFWKKTTKFWMTLFAINFAIGVATGIIMEFEFGTNWANYSWFVGDIFGAPLAVEGILAFFMESTFFAVMFFGWDKVSKGFHLLSTWLVAIGSNLSALWILVANAWMQNPVGMKFNPDTVRNEMDNFWDILFSPVAVSKFLHTITSSYIVASLFVIGVCAWYLLKKREIQFAKKSMVVAATFGFIMSIFVILTGDESAHQIALKQPVKLAAMEGLYEGKTDAALVGVGILNPKKTLQNDEDEFLFQVEAPYALSLLSFHNIHAFVPGLKDLVYGNEEYNIESAQSKMDKGKIAVNALKMYKIAKEENNLINIAKYEKILNDNMKYFGYGHLEKPEDIVPPISITFYTFHLMVALGTWFLVLFGLILFFTMKREILNYRWLLISAVCSIPLGYVASEAGWIVAEVGRQPWAIQDLMPVGLAATDIGTTNVMISFFMFATLFTILLIAEVKIMLKQIKIGPKGGH
- a CDS encoding DMT family transporter, producing the protein MNIYWFSVLIATLFEVLWVIGLKYASSISEWIATIICIALTFVLMIFAQKKLPIGTTYTIFTGIGTIGTILVDVIFFGEELKAIKVFFILILILGVMGLKLVTTNNDIELEKGKL
- a CDS encoding DMT family transporter, producing the protein MDWFVLVLAGCSEVFGIAMMNRYKHKKGFLGILLIILGFSLSFFFLSYAMRTLPMGLTYAIWTGIGGAGAAILGIVLYGESKDLKRICFIMMIIISVIGLKISA
- the cydB gene encoding cytochrome d ubiquinol oxidase subunit II, with translation MFENLTLLQLQQLWWIIISLLGGLFAFIMFVQGGQTLLGRLSKGDEVYKTMLINSLGRKWELGFTTLVLFGGALFAAFPLFYATSFGGAYWVWMLILFCFTIQAVSYEYRKKPNNFLGQKVYEGFLFVNGSLGVILLGVAIATFFSGSNFLVDDNNFSHWQTPYRGLEALLSIFNLSLGFALFLLSRILGALYFINNIDNDIIRNRAVKSIKIDMLIFLFFFLIFLFMLFTNSGYGYDANQVVHIIEYKYLINFLQMPYVFALFIIGVLMVVIAVFFTIRFERTCCIKTAGVGVVLTVMTLFLNVGLNNTSYYPSTFDLQSSLTIINSSGSHYTLTVMAYVALLVPFVLAYIAYAWYQMDKVKITKEEIEDPTGHKY
- a CDS encoding DUF4492 domain-containing protein, encoding MNALHNIFLFYKDGFSNLVVGKVLWKLILIKLIVILVFLRFFIYDKSINSEYQTDDKKIEFILNNLIKDE
- a CDS encoding TetR/AcrR family transcriptional regulator; the encoded protein is MSNENTKNEKIEYICEKAYEELLKDGINNFSLNKFIAELQMSKGQFYYYFKTKDELISKTIDNKSYEVFNYTYEQTKSKSTFLEKMFAFFAFFLDDLNPNFANWNKLLKSSFHLYIDTENKDIQQLNRNFNNKVLKNIENIFDEMINNAYLKEEARIFPRSLIATADGMYIHSLMDKNYDLKTYLSEYLIMIDKLLKKENTGEKN